In the Carassius auratus strain Wakin chromosome 50, ASM336829v1, whole genome shotgun sequence genome, one interval contains:
- the LOC113067104 gene encoding SITS-binding protein-like isoform X2 translates to MPHSRNRNPSPIPEVTWDTGLKEMNETWKGAIACLGVAVFFVMTIGIIYWQVVDQPNKNWVLKGSFSGLIWERRTQTLLIQTLTEDKTFAEIDVENVGNTDIEVPFVRNMCWLNKTEFCYTWDSVAEVKISLESSEEDSETECYSVTWTPIHCHVDLKDCFSMVNISWYGGASVRAHNWPINDANISMQHFTVSDLRDNPSGFGSVLERYFLGSSGVSVLVAPNIPLHVGIESRQFCLQTPPSMERMPLQYTVCVGHNIRAVHQESMQQLSTARRELPNMDVLRVPFWKLPANVDSGAKLERELRTFSNRLKRHHLGEGVISLDEHSTALLANMDHSYLNSKKRTSKRQKRDLPFVKLLNISITLSPYLSVDSQQFQTSIQEGIEDYWLSLPSGAKGRTVPLLTQWKGKYSVKLNISNPEATNWFLDKVDSLRSHLGMEYVILEGGEGNPFEEQVLRPPMAWVGDEYIRLLADLAERIGDNAIVTSGTRSSHKALFIRMSALQSDWSYSGLKGIIPSLLHHSLLGYNFFIPDAEVRSLLNWLLMMSSSFAGWRLQPFFLSSASRHLHGSLRRNGSLTSPDST, encoded by the exons ATGCCACACTCTCGCAACAGGAACCCAAGTCCGATCCCAGAGGTGACATGGGACACGGGGTTGAAAGAGATGAACGAGACCTGGAAGGGGGCTATTGCTTGCTTGGGAGTTGCTGTCTTTTTTGTCATGACAATTGGGATCATTTATTGGCAAGTTGTGGATCAGCCCAACAAGAACTGGGTCCTGAAGGGGAGCTTTAGTGGGCTGATTTGGGAGAGACGGACGCAAACTCTCCTCATACAGACACTGACTGAGGACAAGACGTTTGCGGAGATAGACGTGGAGAACGTGGGGAACACCGATATTGAGGTTCCGTTCGTGAGGAACATGTGCTGGCTTAATAAAACCGAGTTCTGCTACACTTGGGACTCGGTCGCAGAGGTGAAGATCTCTCTGGAATCATCAGAGGAGGACTCAGAGACCGAGTGTTACAGTGTAACCTGGACTCCAATTCACTGTCATGTGGACCTGAAG GACTGTTTCTCCATGGTGAATATTTCATGGTACGGAGGTGCCAGTGTCCGTGCACACAACTGGCCAATAAACGATGCCAACATTTCCATGCAGCACTTCACAGTCAGCGACCTTAGGGACAACCCTTCTGGCTTCGGGTCAGTTTTAGAACGCTACTTCCTAGGATCCTCAG gtgtGTCAGTTCTAGTGGCTCCGAACATCCCGCTTCATGTAGGAATAGAGAGCAGACAGTTCTGTTTGCAGACACCACCTAGTATGGAGCGCATGCCGCTGCAGTACACCGTGTGTGTTGGACACAACATTCGAGCCGTCCATCAAGAGTCAATGCAGCAGCTCTCCACAGCCAGACGAGAACTGCCAAACATGGATGTCTTACG GGTGCCTTTCTGGAAGCTTCCAGCAAACGTGGACTCAGGGGCCAAGCTAGAGCGAGAGCTGAGGACCTTCTCAAACCGGCTGAAGCGGCATCACCTCGGGGAGGGGGTCATCAGCCTCGACGAACATTCCACTGCTCTCCTCGCCAACATG GACCACAGCTACCTCAATAGCAAAAAAAGGACGTCTAAGAGACAGAAGAGGGACCTCCCTTTTGTGAAGCTTCTAAACATTTCCATCACCCTGTCCCCGTACCTGAGCGTGGACTCGCAGCAGTTCCAGACCTCCATTCAGGAAGGTATTGAAGACTACTGGCTGAGTCTGCCCTCAGGAGCGAAGGGCCGAACG GTGCCTCTTTTGACTCAGTGGAAAGGAAAGTACAGTGTGAAGCTCAACATCTCCAACCCAGAAGCCACAAATTGGTTTCTGGACAAAGTGGACAGCTTGCGTAGCCATTTGGGCATGGAGTATGTCATCCTGGAAGGCGGTGAGGGAAACCCTTTTGAGGAACAAGTCCTACGCCCCCCTATGGCATGGGTTGGGGATGAATACATCCGACTCTTGGCCGACCTGGCAGAGAGGATAGGGGACAATGCCATTGTGACCTCAGGAACAAG GTCAAGCCACAAAGCGCTCTTCATCCGTATGAGTGCACTGCAGTCAGACTGGAGTTACTCTGGGCTCAAAGGCATCATTCCATCCCTGCTGCATCACAGTCTTCTGGGATATAATTTCTTCATTCCTGATGCA